From the genome of Parabacteroides sp. FAFU027:
GGATAATCGCCCAGAGTATTGACCACTCTACCATCACCATCAAAATTTCTTCTATGCATCGAAGTAACAATCACCGGAGTAGCACCTCGTTTGCGTGCTTCTGCAATAAATTGTTTCAACGTCTTTTTATACGATGTAAAAGGTCCGATACCTTCTCCTTTCTGTTTCTGGTCATTGTGACCAAACTCCATGAAGATGTAATCTCCTTTTTTCATTTGAGTCAAAAGCTTAGCCAATCGCTTCACACCAATAAATGTCGATGCTGTTTCTCCCGATTCGGCATAGTTGGCAATGGCAACACCTTTGCCAAAGAAACGGGTAAACATCTGTCCCCAACCACACCAGGGCTCGTTATCCTGGTCAACCACGGTTGAATTTCCACAAAGGAATACCGTCGGCACATCAGCCTTGGTAATCTCTAATGCTACTACCGATGGGTGCTCGTCATTAAATTCGAGCGTCAGTTTATTATCCCAGTTCAGCTTACCGATTTCACGGGGTTTTATCTTAACCGTATCCGTTGCAGAGATACGGTGATTACGGATATTCACGGTAAAAGTCTGTGTTGAAAACTCTCCTTTTTTAGTGGCAACATGTTCCAGCATCAGACGACGTGATTCAGCCCGAACGGTTGTTAATGAAGCCTTCTTCGCATCTCCGAGAATCACTTTAACATTGTAATTTCCTTCCGGGAGGTTTACTGAAAAATAGAACGGTTTTCCGCCACAAACTCCATCAGAGGTCAACGCGTTTTTACCTCCACGGTCAAAAGCTTCGGGTGTAGTCCCCAAATCAAAACCGTACCCTTTACTGTCTGAGAACTTATCAGCCGGTGTAACGGCTACATAACCTTTTTCTGTATTCGCTGTTCCAAAGTCGAATTTCCATTCAGTCTGCTGTGCCTGTATTAAAGACGATGCCGCGAGGAGCAATACTCCAAGTATGTATTTCATTTATTGATTCTTTTATTTCAAATTCCACATCAAATGAACATGTTTCATAAGGACTTCAATCCCTCATTCCTTATTTCACACCCTTCTTCAACTCATCCGGGCTGCTTTTCGAGTAAGAGCTGATCGCTGCAGCCTCTTTGGTAAAGAGGTCTTTGATTTGTTGAATATCTACGGTATTTTCAGGGCGGAACTTATCCGACTGCATGTAATTTACAATCGAGCGGTACAGACTTTCAGCTACCGGACGCTCTAACAGGTTCTTTTTCAAATCACAAGAGGTAATCATCAGTTTCCCTTTGCCAACGTTTGCTTCCAGTAACATTGCCAGTTTACGGTTGATAAACCAGGTATCAATCGGCTGAACAATCGGTTGGAAACCTTTCGGGAAATCAGTCAGCAACATGGTCTGCGCTTTATTAATCAGCTCCCACCATTGCATATTTCCCCACGCTTCGGTCACAAAATCTTTAAAAACCGGATGATAATTATTGATGAAAACACCGGTTGTATGCGGAGGACGCATTTTAAACCAGGAAGTATTCCAGAAAGCAGGCTGATACTGTTGTACCACATCTTTTCCGTATTTGATTTTTCCGGCAGCCAGTATCAGGACTTTCCCTCCGTCATTCAGAATTTTAGTAGCCTTTGCATCCAAAGAATCGGTAACGTAAATACCGGCAGTATTTACCTGCTCTTTTTGTTCTGGATACACCCAGAAATCCCAGTCATTCACAAAATCAGTTCCTTCAATGGAGATTTCCAGATTCAGTTTAGCAGCTGATTGGAATTCCGATAAATCCAGTTTTACTTCTCCCAAATCGAAATTGTTTCCTACCGGAATATCTTTCACGGACAATAAGCCTTGTTTTACCACTAATCCATAAGCATCTTTGATTCGCCAGATAGTTTTAGCATTAGGTAACTTTTCTCTGCCGAAGTGAGCTACCTCAACTTTCGTATTTAGCGTTTCATTGTTTCGGAAAACGAATTTATCCATACGTACCAACGGCACAGTAGAGTTACAGAAGCGACGGAACTGAGGACCGGTCATGTACCCCTTATTATCCCAAAAAGCATCCAATACGCCTACCAATGCCGTTCCCTGACCGGAGTAATCATTGAGTCCAAGCAATTGGAATCCGGCATAATCGGGAGTGCGCAACGTTTTCTCTATTTCATGTTTGTAGCACAATACCTGTAGTTTTCCTGATGCCATCAGAAATTCGTGGCTCAAATCAGCCATATCGTTGTCTGCCAGGTCTTCTTTGAAAAGCTCGAAGTTTTTGGCACGGGTTACCCCGGTATATTTTTTGATTTCATCGAAATTCGGGAAAACGCACCACTGACCGGTCTCATGAGAAACGTAAGGTTGTTTTACAGTATCAATTCTATCCCGATAATCAGACATTGACTCCGGACGGCCACCGCTCCAGGTCAGGCCCCGGGCCCCGGCTTTCACATGATATTGACTCTTCGGCTGCCATGCCCAGCCATTGCCTACTGATGCTCCGGTGTACAAGCGACGTGAATCTGTCGCTTTCCAGTAATCTACAAATTTACTTACCCAGGAAACCCAGGCTCCACGCGGTTCATTTCCGGCTGACAGGAAGGTAAATGAAGCAAAGTTGCCATACTCTTTCACCATACGTTTGGTTTCATCCATGAGGTAGGTATCAATCGGTAGTCCTTTACCCAATTGGGTACTGTGGTTCGGCCAACTCGGACCTTCCGGTTGAAGGTACATACCCACTCGGTCTGCGGCTTTGAAGGCTGCTTCCGGCGGACAGAATGAGTGAAAACGCATGTGGTTCAATCCGTACGCTTTGCAAATACGGAATACCCGTTCCCATGAAGGTTCGTCCATCGGAGCATATCCTGTAAGCGGGAAAAGACAGTTTTCAACAGTTCCACGCAGAACCGTTTTATGACCATTTACGTAGAAATATTTTCCATGAATGCTCATTTCACGCATACCAAACTCAACGGTCTTAGCATCAGTCTCTTTCCCGAAAGTCAATGTCGCGGAAAGATTGTATAGAGCAGGGTCAAACTCATCCCAGGTCAACACCCCTTCACCCATTTGGAGGGTTGTAGTCACTTCGTTTTCTTTTCCGGAAACGGTGAAAGGTACTTCGACCGGAGAAATTGAATGAGACTTATTGCTGTTGAAGCTTTTAACTGATAAGGTGATTTTACCGGAAGCAGGTTTACCACTCTCGTTCATCACTTTGATTTTGACCAAAGCTGTCTTATTTTTCAGATTAGGATATACCTGAATATCATCGAACCCAACGGGTGAACCGGCACGCAATTGAAGTGCGCCCACCATCCCGTTCCAGTTTCCCTGGGTGTGGTCTGTCACGCTATGTGAGTTTTGACCAACATCGATATCCTTCATGCGGTTATCAATACGCACGGTGATACGATGTTTGCCCGGCTTAATTGCAGAAGTAATGTCAAATACGTGAGGAATCACCAGTGAATTTTGAGAACCCACTTCTACATTATCCACCCAAACACGGGTAATGAAGTGCGGACGTTCCAGGTAAAGAACCACACGCTCGCCTTTCCAGGAAGAAGGAATCACAACATCTTTCTGGTACCAGGCCAATCCGACGTAATGTTTCAGCTGAGTCAACCAGAATGGCATCTTGATATTGCCGGGTTGACGGTACTTTTCCATTTTGGGATTAAAATACCAGGAACTATCGTAGATGCTACCGGTAAATTTCGTTTTCAGGTCAATATCAAACCCCTTCAGGTTCTCGACCATTGAACCGGGTAGTTTAATGGAGTCATTCAGCTTTTTTGAGAACCATTTTTCAGAAAGGCCCTGATCGTTTTGGTCCATGGCAAAAGCCCATTTACCTTTCAGGTCAATAACTTTTGATGATGCCGAATATATCTGGTTAAAAGCAATTAATGCAATAAGCAATAGCAGTGTTTTTCTCATAGTTTTATGGTAGTTTCGCTTTTCTGATTTTTTAAGTCTGATTTATTTAGTTATTGTCCGACTGAAGGTTTTCAAATTAGTTTAAATATCATATTAGATTTATCCGGATAAACTTAAAACAGGTTGCAACGTTATTTCCCTAAGCTGTGGATAACACATTAAAACGCCGGAACAAAATCACCTAACATTGGATAATGCAAAAGAACAATGAACTCCCCTCATATAAAATGGAAAAACGTACAGATGAATGAATAATAATCCAAGCGGTTGTATTTGTCGTATCGATATTTGTACAGATACGTGAGACAAATAATACACTGATCCATACAATCTGATAATTAACCATTATAGACATGATATAAATCATGTATCTTTGTCCAATTAATAAGACCTTTAATCCTTAAAACTACAAGAAAAATGCGTTTGATAAGCTGTATCAAGTTTACTCTGTTTATAGCGCTGTTTCCGCTTCTTTCCTTTGCTGAAGGCCAACCCACATTTGAACGTCTGACAACAAACGATGGATTGTCTCATAATACGATCCGGGATCTGCTCAAAGATAACACCGGTTTCTTATGGTGCGCTACGCTCAACGGACTCGATCGTTTCGATGGTATTAAGTTCAAAAGCTTTAAGCCCGAGACCGGAAATACCTCATCCCTCTCCAGTGGAAAGCTAAAAGAGCTCAATCTTGATAGTAAAGGAAATATCTGGATCAGGACTTATGCAGATCTCTATCATTGCTATGACCCGAGAAAAGGGAAATTCATTCCGATATTTGAGAATAAGACATTACGGAACACTAAGTTCAACCTCTTTTACGAGGATAGTCAGCATAATATCTGGCTGGGGAGCGCAACTGCCGGATGTGTAAAGATTTCTTTTGGTGAGGATAAAATCGACACGAAGATATATTCCACCAATCAACAAATCAATCGCATTCCTTCGGAAAAAGTTTACGATATCCTTGAAGATAAAAACCACAACGTCTGGTTTCTGACCGCAAAAGGTATTGTCATGACCATTAACGGACAAGTGGTTAACACAATCTTTTCGGGCAAACAGGCTGTCCCATTTTTCAAAGCTTATGAGTTAAACAATAAGGTTTACTTCATTTCTCAAAGAGGAAAAGTCGTAGATTATGATCTGAAAACCCGCAAGTTTGGAAAAATGGCGGAACTAGCCAATTGTGAGATTATCAAGACAGCTGTACTCAGTCCGACCCAACTTCTACTATTAACACGGAGTCAGGGAATCTTAATTTACAATACCTATACCGCTCAATTCTCACCGGAAGAGACGATATTCGGAGAGAAAATATACGGTTTACCGAATGTCCAGACAGATAGATTCGGGGATCTGTGGGTTTATAATCGTACTGGTAATGTATGGATGTATAATCCGCAGAACAGAAAAGTTGTGAAACTTACACTTTTGCCATCCGCTATGCTTCAACTGATTGATGAAGAAAGATATCAGTTTTTGGGAGACCGCCACGGGAACGTCTGGATAACCACATATGGAAATGGTCTGTATTGTTATAACCGAGCCAACGGGACTTTGGAACATTATGTGTCAGAACCCAACAATCCCTATTCATTGTCATCCAATTATTTGTTGTCAATCGCATTAGATGATTTCAACAACATCTGGATCGGGACTGAATATATGGGACTGAATAAAATCTCATTCTCATACCGAAATGTACAAACCGTTTACCCGGCACCTCTCAACTCGGGAAGAAACGGCAATACAATTAAGGCTTTACTCGAAGACAACAATCGAAACATCTGGGTTGCTACAAAAGCCGGAAGTCTCTACCAATACGATCCTACTCTATCAACCCGGAAAACTGTTTTCGAAAATGGATCCAACATCTACGGTATGTACCAGGATAAAGAGGGGACTATCTGGATGGCCTCTAAAGGAAACGGACTCTATGAACTAAAGGGGGGATCATTTGCCAATGCCATAAACTACCGGAAAACAGATTCTCCCTCAAGCCTGAGCAATAATCAGGTTTATTCCATGCTTAAAGACCGAAAAGGCCGCCTTTGGGTAGCTACCTTTGGAGGGGGAATTTGTGTAAAGACCTCTCCATCCGGAGTCAATGAGTTCAGAACCTTTTTCAATGATGATGACTGGCTCAAAAACATCCGCTATCTCATGATGGACAGAAGGGGCGAGATCTGGGCCGGAACAAGCAACGGAGTGTTCCGTTTTAATCCTGACGCCCTATTGAAAAATCCTAAAGCCTACAAACATTACACCTTTGACATAGAAGACAAAACAAGTCTCAGCAATCCTGAAATCCGCTATATTTATGAAGATTCCAAAGGGGGAATCTGGTTAGCAACAGCCGGAGGGGGATTGAATCAGTTTATGGGCGAAAACGAAAAAGGGCAAGGCATCTTTAAGGTTTTTGGCACACATCAGGGTATGGCGAACGATAATATTATGGCCATTCAGGAAGACAAATCAGGCTGCCTCTGGATCAGTACGGAAAGTGGATTACACAAGTACAATCCGAAAACCAATCTTTTCCAGAACTACAATTTCTCAAATGATTTTTCTGCCAATATCTTTTCCGAGGCTGCGGCACTGACCTGTCGCAATGGAAAGATGTTGTGGGGTAGCCTCAACGGTTTCTATGCCTTTTTTCCGAATAAACTCAACGAAAGCTACCGGGGAAAAAACAGAGTCGTGCTTACCGGGTTATTAATTTTCGATGAAGATGCCCCAATCGGTGAAAAGGGCGCTCCTCTGAAGAAAGCCATTACTTTTGCCGATAAGATTGTTCTGAAAGCTGCTGACAAGGTTTTCCACATCGAATTTGCCAATCTTAATTTCAAGAATCCGAAAGCTAACCAGTATATGTATATGCTGGAAAATTATGAAAAGCGCTGGAACGTATCGGGCTCATACAACGTGGCCACCTATCGCAACGTGCCTCCGGGCAAATATACATTTATGGTCAAATCGGCCAACAGTGAAGGGGGGTGGGACGATAATGTTACTACGATAGAGGTGATTATCGAACCTCCGTTCTGGAGGTCAAACATTGCCATCCTCCTCTACATTATCTTGCTGGGCGCCGCCGGATATTTCGCCTATGGGTTGATTACGAAATTCCATCGTCTGAATAACGCAGTAAAACTGGAGCGCCAGTTGACCGATTATAAATTGCGTTTCTTTACCAATATCAGTCACGAATTCCGTACTCCGCTTACCCTGATTAAGGGTAGTGTAGATACCCTGAATGAACTGAAAAGCAAAATGGCGGATCCGTTGCAACATCTGGTGGAAGGGTTGGATAAAAACACCACGCACCTGATGCGTTTGATTGACCAGTTACTGGAATTCCGTAAGCTTCAGAACAACAAGCAGAAACTGAACCTTCAAAAGGTAGAAGCGGTTAAATTCCTCAAAGAGATATTCATCAGCTTCAGTGATGTCGCCGCTAAAATGAACATCGAATACAGATTCCTGCCTTCTCCGGATATGATTCCGATCTATCTGGATAAAAACAAGGTCGATAAAATCGTATTTAATCTCTTGTCAAATGCCTTCAAATTTACCCCCCGTGGTGGGAATATCACGCTGACTGCCGAAGAAGACGATGCGGCAAACGTTTTGCGAATCTCTGTAGCAGATAATGGAATCGGTATCCCCAAAGAGAAACAGGATCTGCTTTTCAGCCGGTTTATGCAGATTAATTTCTCGGTAACGGGCACTGGCATCGGATTATCTCTGGTCAATGAATTTACGACATTGCACAAAGGGAAAGTCAGTTTTGCCGAAAACGAAGGAGGTGGCTCTGTTTTCACCATCGAACTTCCGTTAGAGAATCATATTTACGAAAAGGATGATTTTGTAAATGAGCAGGTGGTTGTTACGGGTAGTGACAATAAAAAAGAGGTGATGAATCTCTCTGAATTTATTGAAAATGGTAATGAGACGTTGCTCAACCTGCTTCCGAATGTACCGAGTGCGGATACCAAATACAAAGTACTGGTGATCGATGATAACGATGATATCCGTAATTTCCTCACTGAAAAGCTCAGCCCTCACTTTGAAGTAATCACGGCTGAAGATGGGAATATCGGTATCAAGCGCAGTATGGAAGATGACCCCGACTTGATCATCTGCGACGTGATGATGCCGGGTATGAACGGATTTGAACTGACCCGGAAGCTGAAAGATAACTTCGCTACTTGCCACATCCCGGTAGTGTTACTCACGGCCTACATTGCCGATGAATACAATACCGAAGGAATCGAAGCCGGAGCGGATGCCTATATCACGAAGCCGTTCAGCATGAATCACCTGATGCTTCAGATCAATAAGTTGCTGGAAAAACGCGAACGTCTGCGCAAACATTACGGCAACAATGCGCCAATTGCAGAAGCTGAACCTGAGACTTTCAACCAAATCCCGGACAGAGACAGCCAGTTCCTGACGCTCGTGGAAGAGATTATGGATAAGAACCTCGACAATCCCGATTTCTCAGTAGATGAATTTGCTCAAATGACAAATACCGGCCGGACGCTCTTCTTCAAGAAGATCAAATATCTGACTGGTTATTCGCCAAACGAATTTATCCGTAACCGGAGGATGAAAAAGGCCGCCGAGTTGCTGATGACGCAGAAATACAACGTTTCGGAAGTCTCATACATGGTGGGTATCAACGACCCATTCTATTTCAGTAAATGCTTCAAAGCGCAGTACGGATGCTCGCCATCCCGCTTCCCTGAAGATTACAAGAAAGAGAGCTAAAACAGATGATACTAAAAATGCCTGAACAATCACATCGTTCAGGCATTTTTCATATCATCTGTTCTGTTGTTCCTATTCGGCCAACTCGATTTTCGTCTTCATATTTTTAATCTTCTCGTTGCGTACAAGTTGTAGCAAAGTTTTCACTTTATCCCGCTTAATGGCTGCAAACGAGTAGAACTCCTTCACCTCCACGATACCCAGTTCGTCCTTTTGCAATTCCCCTTTCTTGAACAGGAACCCGACGATATCCATCTTGCTGAGTTTGTCTTTTTTGCCTTTCCCAATGTAAAGTGTTGCCCATTCAGGCTGAGCTGGTTGTCCCAGCTTTCCCGGGAGAGTCATATTTTCCGGAACAGGTTGAATATATTCGGGTAAATATTCATTCGGATTGAGCAAAAGAATGGAAGTACCGGTCGCTCCCATGCGCGCAGTACGACCGTTGCGGTGGATAAAGCTATCCTCATTGACCGGAAGCTGGAAATGCACTACATTTTTCACGGCCGGAATATCGAGACCGCGGGCAGCCAGGTCTGTCGAGATAAATACCGAACAGCTACCGTTGCGGAATTTCGATAAAGCCCGTTCGCGTTCCGGCTGTTCGAGGCCGCCGTGGAAGTATTCCACCTCCACACGATGCTCTCGCAAATAGTCTGCAACATTCTCTACAAACTCACGCTGATTGCAAAAAACCAGCGTTGACGCATTTCCCAGATGGCAAATCAATTGATACAGCGTCTGCATCTTATCGGACGTAGCACCGCAAAGAGTTTTCACAGAAAGACCTTCGAGTTCATTGTTTTCCACCAGATAATTCAGCTTCGCCGGACGATTCAATCCCGTAAATTCAGGAATCTCCTCGGTGTCGGTAGCTGAGGTCAGCATTCGTTTTTCAACCGATTTCAATGAAGAAATCACCGCCTCCATCTGTGCCTGAAAACCAAACTCCAGCGATTTGTCAAATTCATCCAAAACGAGGGTATGCACTTTACTCAAATCAACGTGACCACGGTCAATGTGATCAATCAGACGGCCGGGAGTAGCAATCAGCAAGGCAGGAGGAGTCTCCAGCATCCGCTTCTCGTTGTTCATCGGACGACCACCGAAGCAGCAATTCACCTTATAACCGGTTCCCATACTGCGGAAAACCTGCTCGATTTGTTGCGCCAATTCGCGCGATGGAGCCAGTACCAAAGCCTGAATGGTGCTAACATCTGGGTTCAGTTTCAGTAAAAGAGGGAGCAGATAGGCGAGCGTCTTGCCCGACCCGGTAGGAGAAAGCAATATCACATCGCTGTTCTTTTGGTTCGCTTCGAGAGAAGCCTGCTGCATTTCGTTGAGCGACGCGATGCCCATGTTGGACAGCGTCTTTTCGATTAAAGTGGAATGTTGTAACATGCTGCAAAGATACACCAAATAACGTTGTACCCCAACGGGTTACTTTTATTTAAGTGGAAATGAGGCGGGTAGTTAAGTGACGTTAGGGACATCCGGAGAAGTATCTTGTCGTCTCGCTACATTTTGGTGATTTTGGAATCTCATTCCCCTTCGGAAATGTAGGGAAATAAAATGCAGCTCCAACACCGACAGGCGTCATCTATTTGGAAATGTTCTACTTAAATATTTGGCACGATATATGCAAATGAGTCTATAGAATAAAACGTAAACTCAATCCAAACACCCCCGTTATGCAAGAACTAAAAGAATTAAGCGACCTCGCTCTCGCTATTTATGAAGAAGGAGATAAATACCTCGGCACCCTCTCCCGTTCATTGGAGAAGAAGAGCCGCTTTGGCAACGACCTGCTTTACAGTATGGCCGTGATGTGTTGCGAAAAACTGTTTGTCGCTTTGCTCTATCACTACGACGAATTTGCAGAGCACCACATGCCTATCGCCCTCTATAACGATGCTGCAAAAGTGGAAACCGAGCTGACTCCGGAGATGAAAGATACCTGCCGACTGATTAATAAATTTGAATCCATCTGCTCCATTGATGGCTTTGGTTACAAAACACCGACCGATGAAGATTTGAAGAAAATGATTACCGGTCTTCAGGATATTCATGCGTTGGTGACTAAACGGATAAAAGGGTAATACTTATCATCAGTTTAAATATAAGATCCTTTACAAAATCCCCCTACCGCACCACTAGTGACAAGGGGATTTTGAATCAAAAGCGTCTCAGAAGCACTCGTGACCGATAAATTAGCGCTCTGGAGTGCTAAATGGCGCTTCCGACCGCTAAGTTGGCGGTAATTACCGCCTCGCTGGCACTCCGGACCGGTAACTTAACGCTCAAGAGTGCTAACCTGGCACTCTTGAGCGCCATTCTGTCGGTCGAGAGCGCTAGATTGTCGCTCTCGACCGCTAATCTGGCGCTCCGGACCATCTCCGGGACGCTCTCGACCGATAAATTGTCGGTCCGGAGCGACTTCAAGTCGGTAATTTCCGTCTCAGAGTCGAAACCGACCGACAAAAAGTCGAAATGGACCGACTCGGAGACACTCCGGAGCGACTCTGAGACGGTCGGAAGCGACTTCAAGTCGGAATGGAGCGACTCGAAGTCGGTCGAGAGCGAGTTGAACTCGCTTTTTCCTGATAAAATCAACAACCTCTGAAATAGGGTTAAGTCAATTTCAATCGGTGTATGATAGTTGAATTTTCGTACATTTGAACGCTTGATATTCACCTCAAAGTTTAACCCGACTTCAGCCATGAGAAAACTGACTTTGCTATTCCTTTTCCTGACCAGCACACTCTACATCATAGCTCAAACCGAACGTGACGCCCAGCTTTGGCAAAAGGGCGAACTTGAGTTTGACATCAGCCGCCGTTACAGTTTCAGCCTGCAGGATGAAGCCCGACTGACCGACAACATGCAACACCTCTCCTACTACTATTTCGACTTTGGCAATGTGATAAAATTCGGCAAATCCTTGCGTCTGGGACTGGATTACGTCTTGGTGGAAAAGGAGAAAAAGGATGGTTTTTACAGTACCCGTAACCAGTACAACGTTTACCTGAGCATGCGTCATAAATACCACCGCTACCTCTTTTATAACCGCATACTTACCGAAGGGCAATGGGTCGATTACAAAACTTCCGAGAATGGACACGAGTTGCAGGATAAATTCCTACGTGACAAAGTCACCCTACGCTACAAGCTAAAGAAATACCTCTATCCCTACGTAGAAGATGAGCTCTACTACCGCCTACAACGCGACGGTAACAAAAATCCGGATGGCTTTGACCGCAACCGCTTCTACGTCGGCCTGCTCTACAACCTGACGGACAACTTCAAGCTCGATTTCTTCTCCATGTATGAGAATAACTTCAACTGCGTTCCGCATGCGCAAAACTTTGTGTACGGGGTGGGATTTTCGAGGACACTTTTCTAATGATTGGATAATTTGTTTGGTGGAATGGGTATATTTTTATTGTCTAGACAATAAAAATATACCCATTCCACCAATCATGAAATATTTAATTAGCCTACTCTCTTCATTAATGTTACTACCTTGTCTTGCACAAGTTTGTGAAAATGATTTGATAATTGAAAACTTCATTCATAATCTTAAACAACAAGGTATTGATACGATAATGACCTATGATATCCGGAGTGTTGGTAGTGGTTCTACAATAATTATGAACGTTAAGGACACTTGCTATTACGATGAAGAACCTGATGTATCATATATAATGTGGAAAAATAAGGGTCAAACCTCTATTGCTAAAGTCAGCACTTGTGACTGTTTTGTATATGATACAATTCAATATAATCTTAATCAAGTATGGAACTTCTATTTTAAGAACAAAACAGTCCTTAAGAAAGAGAAGATCTTCTCTCCTGAAATTCAACTTAAAACATATCGTGCAGCCTGTAATGTTGATCATTACTCTTATACGCAAATATTGATTCAGGCTAAAAAGGATAAATTTATTTTCACGCTTAACCATTTCTATCTCACAAAATGGATTGAAGGAAAGTTGAACCTAAACCATTATAGAAATACAAGAACACTACAATATAGGCTACAAGTTCTTATAGAAAAAGAAGTGAAGAAGATAGAATCTGAGAAACTTATACAAAGACGATTACGTCCAACTTACATTGGTTTTAAGAAACAATGATTGAACCCAGTATTGCATTTAACGCACAAAAGCCACCGCTCTTCCGAACGATGGCTTTTTTAGTGTAGATGCTAATCACACACTTCTTATTATAGAGGTGCACAGCAAGATTGCGGTACGTCTGAAATAATTATTCCCACTCGATAGTTGCCGGTGGTTTAGAACTGATGTCATAAACTACGCGGTTCACACCTTTTACTTTGTTGATGATTTCGTTGGAAACGTGAGCGAGGAATTCGTAAGGCAAGTGCGCCCAGTCGGCAGTCATCGCGTCAGATGAAGTCACGGCACGCAGTGCAACGGTGTTCTCGTAAGTACGCTCATCACCCATTACCCCTACCGAACGAACCGGCAACAGGATAGTTCCCGCCTGCCATACCTTGTCGTAAAGATCCCATTCGCGCAAGCCGTTGATATAGATATCGTCAGCCTCTTGCAGGATGCGAACTTTCTCCGCAGTAATATCGCCAAGGATACGGATGCCGAGACCCGGGCCCGGGAACGGGTGGCGTTTGATCAAGTGAGGCATCATGCCAAGGGCTGTACCCACGCTACGAACCTCATCTTTGAAGAGCAGACGAAGCGGCTCTACCAGTTTCAGTTTCATTTTCTCGGGAAGACCGCCCACGTTGTGGTGCGATTTGATAGTCGTTCCGGTAATCGAAAGCGACTCAATGATATCAGGGTAAATGGTTCCTTGTCCCAACCATTTTACGTCTTGTATTTTATGAGCTTCCTGATCGAAGATGTCGATAAAGCCCTTACCGATGATCTTACGTTTTTCTTCAGGATCAGTCACGCCAGCCAATTCTCCATAGAATTTAGCTTTGGCATCCACTCCGATTACGTTCAGACCGAGGTGAGCGTAGTCTTCGAGTACTTTCTCGAATTCGTTTTTGCGAAGCAGACCGTTATCTACAAAGATACAAGTCAGGTTCTCGCCAATCGCTTTGTTAAGCAACACTGCCACAACCGAAGAATCCACACCACCCG
Proteins encoded in this window:
- a CDS encoding rhamnogalacturonan acetylesterase; protein product: MKYILGVLLLAASSLIQAQQTEWKFDFGTANTEKGYVAVTPADKFSDSKGYGFDLGTTPEAFDRGGKNALTSDGVCGGKPFYFSVNLPEGNYNVKVILGDAKKASLTTVRAESRRLMLEHVATKKGEFSTQTFTVNIRNHRISATDTVKIKPREIGKLNWDNKLTLEFNDEHPSVVALEITKADVPTVFLCGNSTVVDQDNEPWCGWGQMFTRFFGKGVAIANYAESGETASTFIGVKRLAKLLTQMKKGDYIFMEFGHNDQKQKGEGIGPFTSYKKTLKQFIAEARKRGATPVIVTSMHRRNFDGDGRVVNTLGDYPEAARQVAVEEKIALIDLNAMSKTLYEAWGPEKSIKAFVHYPAGTFEGQSKPLADNTHFNSYGGYELAKCIIEGAQKARLGFMTYLRSDYKTFDPAKPDDFEKFHLPLSPFASVVKPDGN
- a CDS encoding sugar-binding domain-containing protein, which gives rise to MRKTLLLLIALIAFNQIYSASSKVIDLKGKWAFAMDQNDQGLSEKWFSKKLNDSIKLPGSMVENLKGFDIDLKTKFTGSIYDSSWYFNPKMEKYRQPGNIKMPFWLTQLKHYVGLAWYQKDVVIPSSWKGERVVLYLERPHFITRVWVDNVEVGSQNSLVIPHVFDITSAIKPGKHRITVRIDNRMKDIDVGQNSHSVTDHTQGNWNGMVGALQLRAGSPVGFDDIQVYPNLKNKTALVKIKVMNESGKPASGKITLSVKSFNSNKSHSISPVEVPFTVSGKENEVTTTLQMGEGVLTWDEFDPALYNLSATLTFGKETDAKTVEFGMREMSIHGKYFYVNGHKTVLRGTVENCLFPLTGYAPMDEPSWERVFRICKAYGLNHMRFHSFCPPEAAFKAADRVGMYLQPEGPSWPNHSTQLGKGLPIDTYLMDETKRMVKEYGNFASFTFLSAGNEPRGAWVSWVSKFVDYWKATDSRRLYTGASVGNGWAWQPKSQYHVKAGARGLTWSGGRPESMSDYRDRIDTVKQPYVSHETGQWCVFPNFDEIKKYTGVTRAKNFELFKEDLADNDMADLSHEFLMASGKLQVLCYKHEIEKTLRTPDYAGFQLLGLNDYSGQGTALVGVLDAFWDNKGYMTGPQFRRFCNSTVPLVRMDKFVFRNNETLNTKVEVAHFGREKLPNAKTIWRIKDAYGLVVKQGLLSVKDIPVGNNFDLGEVKLDLSEFQSAAKLNLEISIEGTDFVNDWDFWVYPEQKEQVNTAGIYVTDSLDAKATKILNDGGKVLILAAGKIKYGKDVVQQYQPAFWNTSWFKMRPPHTTGVFINNYHPVFKDFVTEAWGNMQWWELINKAQTMLLTDFPKGFQPIVQPIDTWFINRKLAMLLEANVGKGKLMITSCDLKKNLLERPVAESLYRSIVNYMQSDKFRPENTVDIQQIKDLFTKEAAAISSYSKSSPDELKKGVK